A genomic segment from Peribacillus sp. ACCC06369 encodes:
- a CDS encoding fumarate hydratase yields MRKVSVDQIRDTVATLCWEACYNLPEDIVEGFYKARESEQSPLGRSIIEQLIENAKVAATEDRPYCHDTGLTVVFVELGQEVYIEGGNFEEAIHEGIRKGYKEGYLRNSIVGDPLLRKNTNDNTPGVIHTRIVAGDQIKLTVLPKGGGSENMSAMKFLLPGEGAEGVKKFVLDTIVAAGGKACPPIVVGVGIGGSFDKVTEIAKKAILRDIGKHHSDTHIAQLEKELLEEINKTGIGPQGLGGTNTALWTSVETYGCHITALPVAVNIQCHAARKKSYIL; encoded by the coding sequence ATGAGAAAGGTTTCCGTTGATCAAATTCGTGACACAGTTGCAACACTTTGCTGGGAGGCATGTTACAACCTGCCAGAGGACATTGTAGAAGGATTTTATAAAGCGAGAGAATCCGAACAGTCGCCGTTAGGAAGATCCATTATTGAGCAGCTCATTGAAAACGCTAAAGTGGCCGCAACAGAAGATCGGCCGTACTGCCATGATACAGGATTGACGGTGGTTTTTGTTGAATTGGGGCAGGAAGTATACATTGAAGGTGGAAATTTTGAAGAGGCAATCCACGAAGGAATTCGAAAAGGCTATAAAGAAGGCTATTTGCGCAACTCCATCGTCGGAGATCCGTTACTCCGAAAGAATACAAACGATAATACACCGGGTGTGATACACACCAGAATCGTTGCCGGAGACCAAATTAAATTAACGGTTTTGCCAAAAGGCGGCGGAAGTGAAAATATGAGCGCCATGAAATTTCTGCTTCCAGGAGAGGGAGCAGAGGGGGTCAAGAAGTTTGTGCTGGACACGATTGTAGCAGCAGGTGGAAAAGCGTGTCCGCCGATTGTGGTTGGTGTTGGGATTGGTGGGAGCTTTGATAAAGTAACGGAAATAGCTAAGAAAGCGATCTTGCGTGATATCGGCAAGCACCATTCTGATACACATATTGCGCAACTAGAAAAAGAATTACTTGAAGAAATTAACAAGACAGGTATTGGTCCACAGGGACTGGGCGGAACCAATACAGCCTTATGGACGTCTGTGGAAACATACGGATGTCATATCACCGCACTACCGGTAGCGGTTAATATTCAGTGTCATGCAGCAAGAAAAAAATCCTACATTCTTTAA